The following are from one region of the Candidatus Bathyarchaeota archaeon genome:
- the glyS gene encoding glycine--tRNA ligase produces the protein MEKIDKYEKVMELGRRRGFFWPSYEIYGGVGGFIDFGPVGVALKRKIENSWRDFFLRRHEFLEIETPIITPRKVFEASGHVEHFKDPVVECKVCGRKYRVDHVLAEAGVAEAESLSLSELNNMLRSRGVTCPECRGEFSEPKYVQTMFETTIGPYAEAVGYGRPEAAQGIFVNFKRVYEVGRERFPIAIGQIGRAMRNEVSPRQGPIRLREFTIMEFEFFFDPEESSCPLLSKVENTEIRIIPIQSDGKRSEKPIQLTIREAIDKKIILMEWMAYFMALSQDFVSQLGIPMEKQRFEEKLPTERAHYSAQTFDQEVYLERWGWTEIAGHAYRTSYDISRHMEYSGVDMRVFRPYAQPIEVEEKRLIPVMEEIKKDFGENYAEVVHTVESKDPEEVEREFLEKGFLKVGKYMVFRRHFNIQRFKVKDAGKRIIPHVVEPSFGADRLTYAVMEYAYSTKNDRVILKIPKKIAPIQAVVLPLMTREELTSKAREIYRDLMEHKFDVYYDEIGSIGRRYARADEIGVPVAITVDYDTLKDDSVTVRERDTWEQRRIGVSSLLSFLHGYFN, from the coding sequence ATGGAGAAAATAGACAAGTATGAGAAGGTGATGGAGCTAGGCCGCAGGAGAGGATTCTTCTGGCCTTCATACGAAATCTATGGTGGAGTAGGTGGCTTCATAGACTTTGGACCAGTAGGGGTGGCGCTCAAGAGGAAGATCGAAAATAGTTGGAGAGACTTCTTTCTTAGGCGACATGAATTCTTAGAGATAGAAACTCCCATCATCACTCCAAGAAAGGTCTTCGAAGCATCAGGCCATGTCGAACATTTCAAGGACCCAGTCGTAGAATGTAAAGTATGTGGAAGAAAGTACCGGGTTGATCATGTTCTAGCAGAGGCCGGAGTGGCTGAGGCAGAGTCCTTAAGTTTGAGTGAGCTCAATAACATGTTGAGAAGTAGAGGTGTAACCTGCCCAGAATGTCGCGGCGAATTCTCTGAACCGAAATATGTGCAGACGATGTTTGAAACAACCATAGGACCATATGCCGAGGCTGTCGGTTATGGGAGGCCGGAGGCCGCCCAAGGAATATTCGTCAACTTCAAAAGGGTATATGAGGTTGGAAGGGAGAGATTTCCTATTGCCATAGGGCAAATTGGAAGAGCGATGAGAAACGAAGTTTCTCCACGTCAAGGACCAATAAGATTGAGGGAATTCACAATAATGGAATTCGAATTCTTCTTCGACCCTGAGGAGTCTTCATGCCCCCTACTCTCAAAAGTAGAAAATACGGAGATCAGGATTATTCCAATTCAGAGCGACGGAAAGAGGTCGGAGAAGCCTATCCAACTGACCATAAGGGAGGCGATCGATAAGAAGATTATCTTGATGGAGTGGATGGCTTACTTCATGGCTTTGTCCCAGGACTTTGTAAGTCAACTCGGCATACCTATGGAGAAGCAGAGGTTTGAGGAGAAACTACCTACTGAACGCGCCCACTACTCCGCCCAAACCTTTGATCAGGAAGTCTACCTGGAGAGGTGGGGCTGGACTGAGATAGCTGGGCACGCATACAGAACATCATACGACATCTCAAGACACATGGAATACTCAGGTGTAGATATGAGGGTCTTCAGGCCCTACGCTCAGCCTATAGAGGTTGAAGAGAAACGTTTGATCCCAGTAATGGAAGAGATTAAGAAAGATTTTGGAGAAAACTACGCTGAAGTAGTTCACACAGTCGAATCCAAGGATCCGGAGGAGGTTGAAAGAGAATTTCTTGAAAAAGGCTTCCTCAAAGTGGGCAAATATATGGTCTTCAGAAGGCACTTTAACATTCAGAGGTTTAAGGTCAAAGATGCGGGGAAGAGAATAATTCCACATGTTGTGGAGCCTAGCTTTGGAGCAGATAGGCTCACCTACGCAGTAATGGAATATGCATACTCCACAAAGAATGACCGGGTAATCTTGAAGATACCTAAGAAAATAGCTCCAATCCAGGCTGTGGTATTACCGTTGATGACTAGGGAAGAGTTGACTTCGAAGGCGCGTGAAATATACCGGGACCTTATGGAACATAAGTTTGACGTGTATTACGATGAAATCGGCTCCATAGGAAGAAGGTATGCAAGAGCCGACGAAATAGGGGTGCCAGTCGCCATCACTGTCGACTATGATACTCTGAAAGATGACAGTGTAACGGTTAGGGAGAGAGACACCTGGGAGCAGAGAAGAATAGGAGTGAGTAGCCTGCTCAGCTTCCTACATGGATACTTTAATTAA
- a CDS encoding DUF47 family protein: protein MTFPLETEATARRRILNICQDNARVLVEIVRKLVLMIDSLSTGDNDKIKDQYKEILAIREQSNKLKSTLLSEVASLGSLLISREDFLRLTFRLAEITDTAEGVGFRLASAIERKISIDKKIVSEISRLASLILDEVTRMKETLMALTFNPGKAIEMASSVEEIERKIDSTYRTLDIEVLTSKGEISKILVMKDVIERLESMADLTIDALDQIRVLAITG, encoded by the coding sequence TTGACCTTCCCACTTGAGACAGAAGCAACAGCCCGTAGAAGAATCCTAAACATCTGCCAAGATAATGCAAGGGTACTGGTCGAGATCGTTAGGAAACTAGTTCTGATGATAGACTCACTTTCAACAGGCGATAACGACAAGATCAAGGACCAGTACAAAGAGATTCTGGCTATAAGGGAACAGTCGAACAAGTTGAAGTCTACCCTTCTTAGTGAGGTTGCGTCTTTGGGGTCCCTACTCATAAGTAGAGAAGACTTCCTGAGATTGACCTTCAGACTCGCCGAGATAACAGATACTGCTGAGGGTGTAGGCTTCAGGCTTGCAAGCGCGATTGAAAGAAAGATATCGATAGACAAAAAAATCGTGTCAGAGATATCTCGACTGGCAAGTCTGATTCTTGACGAGGTCACCAGAATGAAGGAGACACTCATGGCATTGACGTTCAACCCTGGCAAGGCTATTGAGATGGCCTCCTCAGTAGAGGAGATTGAGAGAAAGATCGATTCGACCTACAGAACATTAGACATCGAGGTCCTTACAAGTAAAGGAGAGATATCGAAGATACTTGTGATGAAAGATGTGATCGAGAGGCTGGAGAGTATGGCGGATCTCACAATAGATGCACTCGACCAGATAAGAGTACTCGCAATAACCGGTTAA
- the endA gene encoding tRNA-intron lyase: protein MVEAELMGSRLVVWNSEDGMNLYRSGFYGKPVGIPKPKPNQTFDSPLMLDLMEGIYLSDKDAIKVLDKETGREVPRKKLLKIACETYKDFEEGYIVYKDLRDKGYVVTPGIKFGADFAVYEHGPGIDHAPFIISVKKRMEKMGTFEIVRAGRLATTVRKQFIIATPDKKSGKVKYLVFRWFKA from the coding sequence ATGGTTGAAGCTGAACTTATGGGATCAAGGTTAGTTGTCTGGAACTCTGAAGATGGAATGAACCTATACAGGTCAGGATTCTACGGTAAGCCTGTAGGAATTCCGAAGCCTAAGCCCAACCAGACCTTCGACTCACCCCTAATGCTAGACCTGATGGAGGGAATATACCTATCCGACAAGGACGCTATAAAAGTTCTCGATAAGGAGACTGGAAGGGAGGTCCCAAGAAAGAAGCTCCTCAAAATTGCATGTGAAACATATAAAGACTTTGAGGAAGGATACATTGTCTATAAGGACTTAAGGGATAAAGGGTATGTCGTCACCCCAGGGATAAAATTTGGAGCAGACTTTGCGGTCTATGAGCATGGTCCAGGCATCGACCACGCCCCATTCATAATTTCAGTGAAGAAGCGAATGGAGAAGATGGGCACTTTCGAGATAGTCAGGGCCGGTAGACTTGCCACAACTGTGAGGAAACAGTTTATAATAGCTACACCCGACAAAAAGTCTGGCAAAGTTAAATATTTAGTCTTCAGATGGTTCAAAGCATGA
- a CDS encoding hydroxymethylglutaryl-CoA synthase produces MRNEKVGIVGYGVCIPIERIRTEEIVRRREVGRKDLDDFLAKIKDGLLLRYKSVANYSEDTTTIATEAAENAIRMARIDPKLIKSVAVGTESKPYAVGLTARHVASFTGIGQNVFVADIEGACNAGMQAVNYVMSQIKSGVVDYGMAIGSDVSQAPVKDALEYSAGAGAGAFLLGKDNLLASIEDMAPFSSLFLDFWRREEMPFPKHFGRTTVEAYTTHVVGAMEELLRRHPDMKISDFDYITFHQPSGYMPLKVCKTLAQQEISVGFDESVRDRLRLTQEDIDKKVKPWLVVLETGNTYAASTLIAISAILDKAKPGENILAVSYGSGAYTIATWL; encoded by the coding sequence ATGAGGAACGAAAAGGTCGGAATAGTAGGCTACGGCGTATGTATACCCATCGAAAGGATCAGAACGGAGGAGATTGTGAGAAGAAGAGAGGTTGGCCGTAAAGACCTTGACGATTTCCTAGCAAAAATTAAGGATGGGCTACTCCTCAGATACAAGTCCGTAGCCAACTACTCCGAGGATACTACAACTATAGCAACAGAAGCTGCTGAGAACGCTATAAGGATGGCGCGTATCGACCCTAAGCTTATCAAATCAGTCGCCGTTGGGACCGAATCTAAACCATACGCTGTCGGCCTCACTGCTAGACATGTTGCTTCATTCACAGGTATTGGGCAAAACGTCTTCGTTGCAGATATAGAGGGGGCGTGTAATGCTGGTATGCAGGCTGTAAACTATGTTATGAGCCAGATAAAATCAGGTGTCGTAGACTATGGCATGGCGATCGGTTCAGACGTCTCCCAAGCACCAGTCAAGGATGCTTTAGAGTATAGTGCCGGAGCTGGTGCAGGGGCCTTTCTGCTAGGCAAAGACAACCTCCTAGCCAGCATAGAGGATATGGCACCCTTCTCAAGTCTATTCCTCGACTTTTGGAGGAGAGAGGAGATGCCTTTCCCAAAACATTTCGGTAGGACGACTGTTGAAGCATACACAACTCATGTCGTCGGCGCAATGGAGGAGCTTCTGAGAAGACACCCCGACATGAAGATTTCGGACTTCGACTACATAACGTTCCATCAACCTTCAGGATATATGCCCCTGAAAGTCTGTAAGACATTGGCCCAACAGGAGATTTCGGTAGGGTTCGACGAAAGTGTTAGAGATCGGTTGAGGCTGACTCAAGAGGATATTGATAAGAAGGTCAAGCCTTGGCTGGTTGTGTTGGAGACTGGAAATACATATGCGGCGTCAACGCTCATAGCTATCTCTGCTATTCTGGACAAGGCTAAGCCTGGCGAGAATATATTGGCAGTCTCTTACGGTTCAGGCGCATATACCATAGCTACTTGGCTT
- a CDS encoding S-methyl-5'-thioadenosine phosphorylase, translated as MRDDAEIAIIGGSGLYDQELLEDSKEIKVYTPYGRTSDLITIGNYMGRNVAFLPRHGRGHQIPPHAINYRANIWALRSLGVKRILSSNACGSLQERYKPGDILVLNQFIDRTKLRPSTFYDGGKVCHISSADPFCPELGRLLVQEGLSLGLSIHDGGTYVCIEGPRFSTRAESNLFRQWGADVVGMTVFPECVLAREAEICYGSIALVTDYDVWAAKPVSVDEIVRVMKANVDKAKKLFAAVIPKIPDRAECGCWSALKEALI; from the coding sequence ATGAGAGATGATGCTGAAATAGCTATAATAGGTGGGTCGGGCCTCTACGACCAAGAACTTTTGGAGGATTCCAAAGAGATCAAGGTTTATACCCCCTACGGCAGAACTAGTGATCTAATAACTATCGGAAACTATATGGGTAGGAATGTTGCGTTTCTTCCGCGCCATGGAAGAGGTCACCAGATTCCTCCACATGCTATAAATTACAGGGCGAATATCTGGGCTCTCAGGAGCCTAGGTGTCAAACGTATCTTATCATCAAATGCATGCGGCTCGCTCCAGGAGAGGTATAAGCCTGGAGATATTCTTGTGTTAAACCAGTTCATCGATAGGACAAAATTGAGGCCGAGCACATTTTATGACGGCGGTAAGGTCTGCCACATCTCATCAGCTGACCCATTCTGTCCTGAGCTTGGAAGATTATTGGTTCAGGAGGGATTGTCGCTAGGCCTGTCAATTCATGATGGTGGGACCTATGTTTGCATAGAGGGTCCAAGATTTTCAACAAGGGCTGAAAGTAATCTCTTCAGACAGTGGGGTGCAGATGTCGTCGGTATGACGGTATTTCCAGAATGTGTGCTTGCTAGGGAGGCTGAGATCTGTTATGGCTCTATAGCGCTCGTGACAGACTATGACGTCTGGGCAGCTAAGCCTGTGAGCGTCGATGAGATTGTGAGGGTTATGAAGGCAAATGTAGATAAGGCCAAGAAGCTCTTCGCAGCCGTTATTCCTAAAATTCCCGATAGGGCAGAATGTGGATGCTGGAGTGCTCTAAAGGAAGCATTAATATAA
- a CDS encoding PRC-barrel domain-containing protein — translation MSERKYTPSQKLIGMQVVDSKGAIVGNVKDLAVSIGGKEVLLIVGTKAGGEIDVHWEDVNSIEDVILLSKPGDMIGEKPSPPLPQTITCSSCGATLPAHAKFCAKCGSKVR, via the coding sequence TTGAGTGAACGTAAATATACTCCAAGCCAGAAACTCATTGGAATGCAGGTTGTGGATTCGAAAGGAGCTATTGTCGGAAATGTCAAGGACCTAGCGGTGAGCATCGGAGGTAAGGAAGTTCTACTGATCGTTGGAACGAAGGCTGGAGGCGAGATAGATGTTCATTGGGAGGATGTAAACTCAATAGAGGATGTTATACTGCTTTCAAAACCTGGAGACATGATTGGAGAGAAACCAAGTCCTCCGTTACCACAGACAATTACATGTAGCTCTTGTGGTGCAACATTGCCTGCTCACGCAAAGTTCTGCGCCAAATGCGGTTCAAAGGTCAGGTGA
- a CDS encoding phosphoribosyltransferase, producing MDWNKFYSLSKIVAKKIKESGYKPDIVIGLARGGWVFSRVLCDFLGVKDLLSLKVEHWGITASPDGEARLRYPLTVDLSGKRVLVVDDITDTGESMRKSIEHVKSLSPAEIRTATLRHIKGSRFVPDYFAEEIEWRWVIFPWNYVEDLCNLIPKALVFKNDDIDFEETMSRLKELFSVTIDTESLRELCAECKIRRLLKK from the coding sequence ATGGATTGGAACAAATTTTATTCCTTATCGAAAATAGTGGCAAAGAAGATCAAGGAGTCAGGGTACAAGCCAGATATCGTCATAGGCCTTGCAAGGGGCGGATGGGTATTTTCTAGGGTCTTATGTGACTTCCTTGGGGTGAAGGATCTTCTGAGTCTAAAGGTTGAACATTGGGGAATAACCGCAAGCCCAGATGGTGAGGCGAGGCTCAGATATCCCCTGACCGTGGACCTTTCTGGAAAGAGGGTTTTGGTTGTAGACGATATCACCGATACGGGTGAAAGCATGAGAAAATCTATCGAACATGTCAAGTCCCTATCACCAGCAGAGATTAGAACCGCGACCCTGAGGCACATCAAAGGTTCAAGATTTGTTCCGGACTATTTTGCCGAAGAGATAGAGTGGAGGTGGGTTATATTTCCATGGAACTATGTGGAGGACCTATGCAACCTGATACCTAAAGCACTCGTATTCAAGAACGATGACATAGACTTCGAAGAGACGATGAGTAGGCTGAAAGAACTTTTTAGTGTTACAATAGATACTGAAAGCCTGAGAGAACTTTGCGCTGAATGTAAGATACGTAGGTTATTGAAGAAGTAG
- a CDS encoding sodium-translocating pyrophosphatase, whose protein sequence is MVLPWNFETIALWSVIATAIGALIYAALLARQILRREVGAGRAYTVWEGIRKGANAYLKRQFKSILLVIAILAFALYFSSVIVGGPPAISIGRACAFLMGVAFSGLVGYLGMNMAVKGNIRVVEASRKSFQDALKISYRTGTITGMLTDGLGLLGGTIIFMIYFKDAPEVLLGFGFGGTLIALFMRVGGGIYTKAADVGADLVGKVERGIPEDDPRNAAVVADLVGDNVGDCAGMASDIFESYEVTIVSAMILALALQPFDIKWVIFPLLVRAIGVVSTIIGTYSVSLWPQRLVKGDAFKAMDLSYDLSSAISIVSFFVLAHYYVHDLRVFAATAVGVFLAIGFNKITDHFTNPSKKPVDELARATRTGPATEILGGLSLGFEVTVLNLLIICMTIIASTLFFTGSSAVFTMYGVALSGIGMLTHTGNNVSMDAFGPIVDNANGIGEMAGLEPGARKILADLDASGNTTKAVTKAIAIASAVIAAVSLFGAFAETTGLEKVGLNIADPVVFVGLLIGGGLPFIFSSVSLRAVSRAAGRIIEEVRMQFRIPGVMEGSHPPDYARVVTICTVAAQKELVGLALLAILTPLAVGFILKQAALGAFLAGIIVTGQILAVFMATSGGAWDNAKKKIEDGYYGGKGSEEHKASVVCDTVGDPLKDTSGPALNPMIKVINLVSLIFAPLILKFADQPLISSVVGILLALVIGLVVWQGKREGAFSKLEVRA, encoded by the coding sequence ATCGTCTTGCCGTGGAATTTTGAAACCATTGCTCTATGGTCGGTCATCGCCACAGCTATAGGGGCGCTAATATATGCGGCTCTCTTAGCGCGACAGATCCTCAGACGGGAGGTCGGCGCCGGTAGAGCCTATACCGTTTGGGAAGGGATCCGAAAGGGTGCAAATGCCTATCTGAAGAGGCAGTTCAAGTCGATCCTTCTTGTCATCGCGATTCTGGCATTCGCTCTCTACTTCTCCTCCGTCATTGTTGGGGGTCCTCCAGCCATCTCTATAGGAAGGGCGTGTGCCTTTCTAATGGGTGTCGCCTTCTCAGGTCTAGTGGGCTACTTAGGTATGAACATGGCTGTTAAAGGGAACATCAGGGTTGTCGAGGCTTCAAGAAAGAGCTTCCAAGATGCTTTGAAGATATCGTATAGGACAGGAACCATAACTGGTATGTTGACTGATGGATTGGGGCTTCTGGGTGGTACGATAATCTTCATGATATACTTCAAAGATGCCCCCGAAGTGTTGTTGGGGTTTGGCTTTGGAGGAACATTGATAGCTCTTTTCATGAGGGTCGGTGGTGGGATATACACTAAAGCAGCTGATGTCGGGGCAGACCTAGTGGGTAAAGTTGAAAGGGGCATTCCTGAAGATGATCCTCGTAACGCCGCTGTTGTCGCTGACCTAGTAGGAGATAATGTGGGCGACTGCGCAGGGATGGCCTCAGATATATTCGAATCCTATGAGGTGACTATTGTATCCGCAATGATCTTAGCCTTGGCCTTGCAGCCTTTCGATATAAAATGGGTTATATTTCCCCTTTTAGTCAGGGCGATTGGGGTAGTGAGTACGATCATCGGTACATACTCCGTCTCCCTATGGCCCCAAAGATTGGTAAAAGGTGATGCATTCAAGGCGATGGATCTCTCTTACGACCTATCCTCCGCAATCTCTATCGTGAGCTTCTTTGTTCTGGCCCATTATTATGTCCATGACCTAAGAGTCTTCGCCGCCACTGCCGTAGGAGTCTTCCTAGCGATAGGATTCAATAAGATAACAGACCACTTCACAAACCCATCTAAGAAACCTGTCGATGAGCTGGCTAGGGCTACAAGGACGGGGCCAGCGACTGAGATACTTGGGGGCTTATCCCTTGGTTTCGAAGTGACTGTTCTGAATCTTCTGATAATATGTATGACGATAATAGCCTCAACCCTCTTCTTCACAGGCTCCTCAGCAGTCTTCACCATGTATGGAGTGGCCCTATCTGGGATAGGTATGTTAACTCATACTGGAAACAATGTTTCCATGGATGCTTTTGGGCCGATAGTCGATAACGCCAATGGGATAGGTGAGATGGCTGGTCTAGAGCCGGGGGCTAGGAAGATACTGGCGGACCTCGACGCCTCAGGCAACACAACCAAAGCAGTCACTAAAGCCATCGCTATAGCCTCAGCTGTAATAGCAGCAGTATCGCTGTTCGGCGCGTTCGCTGAGACAACCGGTCTTGAAAAGGTCGGCCTAAACATTGCTGACCCAGTTGTATTCGTCGGCTTACTGATTGGAGGCGGATTACCCTTTATCTTCAGTTCAGTATCTTTACGTGCAGTGAGTAGGGCCGCAGGTCGAATCATTGAAGAGGTTAGGATGCAATTCAGGATACCGGGTGTAATGGAAGGAAGTCATCCTCCAGACTATGCTAGGGTGGTAACAATATGCACCGTCGCAGCCCAGAAAGAGCTTGTTGGCTTGGCGTTGCTGGCAATACTGACACCCCTTGCAGTTGGGTTTATCCTCAAACAGGCGGCTCTGGGGGCTTTCCTAGCTGGAATAATAGTTACAGGACAAATATTAGCAGTCTTCATGGCGACTTCTGGTGGTGCATGGGACAATGCTAAGAAGAAGATTGAAGATGGATACTATGGTGGGAAAGGCTCTGAGGAACATAAGGCATCTGTAGTCTGTGACACTGTCGGTGATCCTTTGAAGGACACCTCCGGCCCAGCGTTGAACCCAATGATCAAGGTGATCAACCTAGTCTCCCTCATCTTCGCACCCTTAATACTCAAATTTGCCGATCAACCGTTAATATCGAGTGTGGTGGGGATACTTCTGGCCTTGGTGATAGGCTTGGTGGTCTGGCAAGGTAAGAGGGAGGGTGCATTCTCGAAATTGGAAGTTAGAGCATGA
- a CDS encoding tRNA (adenine-N1)-methyltransferase, producing MSRRIGFGDTVLLYLDRKRRWLVKVSEGKQFHTHRGFIELEKVVGKSFGDSVTTSSGDKLYVKKPTLVDFLNFFERPTQVLYPKDLGLLLLKLDLEPGKRVIEAGTGSGVATAAIANAVKPGGHVYSYDVNLDFLNKARQNLLRLNLLKYVTLKHSDARYGFDEIDVDAVFLDLGDPWNVVSKAYLKLKGGGTLASFSPTMNQVEKTVSMMKKEGFIDIETCELLLRHMQVEEGRFRPETRMVAHTGYLTFARKANREDSEI from the coding sequence TTGAGCCGGAGAATAGGCTTCGGAGACACAGTACTGCTTTATCTAGACCGTAAAAGGAGGTGGTTGGTCAAGGTTTCTGAGGGTAAACAATTTCACACACATCGAGGGTTCATTGAGCTTGAGAAGGTAGTCGGCAAGAGTTTCGGAGACTCAGTGACCACTTCGAGCGGAGATAAGCTGTATGTCAAAAAGCCTACTTTGGTAGACTTCTTAAATTTCTTTGAGAGGCCTACGCAAGTACTTTACCCTAAGGATCTGGGTCTTCTATTGCTGAAGCTGGATCTAGAGCCAGGTAAGAGGGTTATAGAGGCTGGTACCGGTAGTGGAGTTGCCACCGCCGCAATTGCGAATGCGGTTAAGCCGGGTGGTCATGTATACTCCTATGATGTTAATTTGGACTTCCTAAATAAGGCAAGACAGAACCTTTTAAGACTCAACCTTCTCAAATATGTAACCCTGAAACATTCTGATGCGCGGTACGGTTTTGACGAGATAGATGTTGACGCAGTATTCCTAGATTTAGGTGACCCGTGGAATGTCGTTTCGAAGGCGTATCTCAAATTAAAAGGCGGTGGCACTCTTGCTTCCTTCAGTCCAACTATGAATCAGGTGGAGAAGACTGTTTCAATGATGAAGAAGGAGGGATTCATAGATATAGAGACATGTGAACTACTGCTCAGACATATGCAGGTTGAGGAAGGGAGGTTCAGGCCTGAAACTCGCATGGTGGCGCATACAGGATACTTAACATTTGCTAGGAAAGCTAATAGGGAAGATTCAGAGATATAA